The nucleotide sequence GAGTCAGCGACTCCTGCCATATTGGAACGTCCCAGGTCGTCTTTATTTCCAGGGCCGCCATTGTTGATCCCGCCGGTACGGTTGCAGCGTGGTTCAGACTGGGGATCGGAAGGGCATAAGAAGACATTGATGGTGGCACCAACTGCCTGAATATGATTGGAAGGGGCAACATTATAATTGGTGCTGAAATCGATATTCTTGTAGATCGCGTTTGCTTCCAGAAAAGGAAGAATCATGGCACCCCAGCTATAGCGATAGACGGCATTCTGTGACCAGACCGCGCCGGAGCAGCCCCGCCCTGAATCACGGTGATCCGAAAGCGGGAAAATGGAGTGGGTTTCATGATAATTATGCAGCGCCAGGCCGACCTGCTTGAAATTATTTTTGCAACTGGAACGCCGCGCCGCTTCACGGGCCTGCTGGACGGCGGGGAGCAGGATGGCGATCAGAATGGCGATGAT is from Gimesia maris and encodes:
- a CDS encoding DUF1559 domain-containing protein, producing the protein MKIKRGFTLIELLVVIAIIAILIAILLPAVQQAREAARRSSCKNNFKQVGLALHNYHETHSIFPLSDHRDSGRGCSGAVWSQNAVYRYSWGAMILPFLEANAIYKNIDFSTNYNVAPSNHIQAVGATINVFLCPSDPQSEPRCNRTGGINNGGPGNKDDLGRSNMAGVADSRTWECATNWGRSDGDGMLYNNSNTRMRDVIDGSSNTLFVAEVAGGLPGSFDCNHWSVVNHIDTAGGINGPHTSPGNGTWTLASQEASSWHTGGCHFLMGDGSVHFISENIDAGVLRSLTTRAGREAVSFP